The DNA window CGATATTACCCAATTCATTGTCGCTTTAAAAAAGCCAAGAACTATTTTGATGCTTGTGCCTGCAGGAGCCCCTGTGGACGCAGTTATTCGTGATTTTGCCCCACACCTTGAAGCAGGTGATATTATGATTGATGGGGGCAATTCTTTTTTTAAGGATACTAATCGTCGGGTTGATGAATTAGCAAAGAAAAATATCCATTTTATGGGGATGGGTATTTCTGGTGGTGAATCAGGTGCTCGTCACGGCCCTAGCTTAATGCCCGGTGGAGATCGTACTGCTTGGGAACATGCAAAACCTATACTAGAAGCAGCAGCAGCAAAAGCAGATGGAGAGCCTTGTGTAGGCTGGTTAGGTAGAGGTGCTGCAGGTCACTATGTAAAAATGGTACACAATGGTATTGAGTATGGTTTAATGGAGTTGATTACTGAAAGCTACGATATTATGCATCGTGGGCTTGGTTTAAATTTAGAAGAGCTCCATAAAATCTATAAAAAATGGACCAAAGGTCCCATGGGCGGATTCCTCATGGAGATTACTGCCGATGTGTTAGTGCAAAAAGATCCTTTAGGTGATGGTTATATCCTTCCTAAAATTTTAGATACAGCACACCAAAAAGGAACAGGCCTTTGGACTTCAGAGGAGAGTTTAACCTTACAAGCTCCTACTCCTGTCATTGATGCAGCAGTTACTCAACGAGTACTTTCATCTACTAAAGATCAACGGCTACAGGCAAGCCAAAAGTTAGCAGGACCTAAATCTAATATCTCCTTTAGTGGGGATAAAACTGCATTTATTGCTGAGCTAGGCAATGCACTTTATGGGGCAATGATGCTTACTTATGCTCAAGGTATCCACCTACTTCAAGTTGCTAACAAAGCTTATGATTATGGATTAGTGTTAGAAACAGTCGCAGCAGTTTGGCGTGAAGGGTGTATTATCCGCTCCCAACTACTAAAGGATTTACGCAATGTTTATCAAAATAACCCAGATCTAATTAACCCAATTCTAGATACGGATTACGGTGCTAAGATAGCTAATACCCAAGAAAATATACGCAAGGTAATTACTACCGCAACTCCTTGGGGATTACCCATTCCAGGGTTTACTTCTGCATTAAGTTATTACGATACCTACCGCAGTGTTCAATTACCTGCCAATCTACTTCAAGCACAACGGGATTATTTTGGAGCCCATACCTTCGAACGGGTAGATCAGGAAGGTACTTTCCATATTCAATGGTCTACCACGGAGTAAATTATGAATTCTAAGGATTCTAATGCCCAACACCCACCTACAGTCTTTGTACTGTTTGGTGCAGGTGGCGATCTCTCTTGGCGATTAATTATTCCGGCACTATTTAATCTCCATGTGGGTAAGCATCTCCCAGAACAATTCGCAATTATTGGGGTGGATCATCAAGATTATACGGATAAATCCCTAGCAGAACACTATCGGGAAAGCATACAACAATATTCTCGCTACGGATCTTGTAGCGAGGATACTTGGCAGTCTTTTTTGCAATTGATTCATTATCATAAAGGAGATATTACTGCTCAACCTTGTTATGATGAGTTGGCAGATCTTATTGCAAAGCAAAATAAAGCTTGGGGGCATCATCAACACAAAGAACAAATTTTTTATCTTGCTACACCACCGTTTCTATTCTCAGGCATTGCTAAAGGGTTAGGTACTGCAGGTCTTTCTCGAGATCGGGAATATTCAAGAATTGTTGTAGAAAAACCTTTAGGTCGCAGTTTAGAAACTTTTAATGAAATTAATTGTGTATTAAGAACCTATTTCAAGGAAAGGCAAATTTATCGTATTGATCATTTTCTTGGTAAAGAGAATGTGCAAAATATCCTTGCTTTCCGTTTTGCAAATCCTATTTTTGAACCTATTTGGAACCGAAACTATATTGATAGTGTTACTATTACTGTAGCTGAAACTTTAGGGGTGGAACACCGAGCTGCTTTCTATGAAACAGCAGGTGCGATGCGAGATATGGTACAAAATCATGTACTTCAACTCTTGTGTTTAGTTGCGATGGAACCACCAGTTACTTTTAGTGCAGATGACATTCGAGATCGTAGAATGGGGGTGATGCATTCACTGAGACCTATTTCAAAAGATCAAGTAAATCGCTATGCCGCTCGCGGTCAATATGGAATCGGCTGGGTTAATGGTGCTAAAGTAGTAGGTTATCGAGAAGAAGAAGGGATTAACCCTAATTCAAATACAGAAACTTATTGCGCCTTGCAACTTCATGTGGATAATTGGCGCTGGCAAGGTGTGCCTTTCTACCTGCGCACAGGAAAGAGACTATCTGCTAAAGTTTCAGAAATTTCAATTCGTTTTAGGGATGTACCTCATCAAGCCTTTCCTGCTTCTGCAGGATTAAATGCACGGCCTGCTCAACTAATAATTAGGCTGCAACCCGATGAGGGAATTATTCTTAAGTTTTTAGCAAAGCAACCGGGGCAAGAACTGGTTTTACGTCCTGTAGATATGCGTTTTAGTTATAGTGATTCTTTTAAAGCACCTTCTCCTGACGCCTATGAAACCCTCCTATGGGATATTATGCGAAATGATGCCACTCTTTTTGTGAGATCAGATCAAGTGGAGGCAGCATGGGAGTTATTAATGCCGATCCTTGATGTTTGGGAGAATAATCAAGCAGTCAGCTTTCCTAATTATTCTGCTGGTACGTGGGGGCCGGAAACTGCTGAGTTGCTAGCTTCTCGTGAAGGAAGGAGTTGGTTTAACCCAGCTTTATTTGAATTTATCAAGTAATCTAAGAAATACTACTCTCCATATCCTATGCGCTAAGGAGCATTCAAACGTTTTGAGTACTCCTTAGCACTGTTTTTATAGCTTACTCTAGATCGGAAATCCCCTATCAATACCTTAAAGCGTCTATGATCACAAAAGCTTATATAAAGCTGATCATTTTCTACATAATAAATCGCATCTTGATAAAATAACTGCCCCATATTACAGGCAATATCAAAACTTATCTCTGCAGCCCAGCCCGGTTCTGCATGCCCGCTAGTAGGCGAGTAACCTGTCACCCTCTTTATCCAATCTGATTGCTTTTGTAATTCACTCCAAAGGTTTTTATCCGCCCTATTATTTCTTTCCTTAGTCCATATTTCCCCCGTAGTAGCGTAAGCGGTAATAATTGCAAACTCATTAGCCCAATTTGTTATATAAAAGGGGGTTTTAAAATGAGTCTCAGAATAAACTGGATTCATTAAGTGCGAAGTAACTTATTTGTAGGAAAAGAGCTCCTTTACATACTTTAAGAGCTTACTAATTACACGATTAAAAATAAAAAAATGCTATTATTTTAATTTAAGTGATAATTTTTAATTATTATAACCCTTAAGGATAGTACATAATTTTTATCTTTCAAGGAAAGATTTTATTTTTTTACACAAGGAAGTTTTTTCTTTATGGAGCATTATTTTATGACAATAAAAGAAATATTATTTACTTTTATAATTACAGTTTTAAATATTAATCTAGTCTATGGATCAGTTATCTATTAATGGGTACCAAACACAGATGTACCTGAGAGTCTGAGAATTTTTGCTGGCAAGATCATAGTTCCTGTAAACTCACCTAAGAAAGCCATCTTTCCTTATTTATTCCTCCTCAAACCCTAAACTTCAATTTTCCTTCTATAAAATAGTACGCTTATGGATGATTATTTAGCTTGAAATACTTTCCCGCTAGTTTTATTAGATAGAAATAAGAAGAAAATGCATCTATTTGGTGGGCCATCAAGGACTTGAACCTTGAACCTACTGATTAAGAGTCAGCTGCTCTACCAATTGAGCTAATGGCCCAAAGTCATTGAAGGTGGGGTGAGCGATGGGAATCGAACCCACGACCACAGGAATCACAATCCTATGCTCTACCTATTGAGCTACGCTCACCATATAAATTATCCATCATTATACCCGAATTATATTAATTAGGTACAATGGAATTTATTGTAGTAGACAGAAAATTCTTATTAGATGGAGGTAAGTTATGGCAAGTGATGATGGAATGATATTTATGGCGCATTGGACCCATACCCCTGAAAATTGTCCCGGCAGGAGCAAAGAAGGGGCTACTATGCTCAATGATTTTTGGGCAGGACGGAAACAGGCGGAAAAAAATGGGGTAAAAATTCTAAGTGCCTATGTAGCTGCCACAGAACATACGTATTATATTACCGTCCAAGCTAAAGATTACCAAACTATGCTGGAATTCTTTGAGATCCTTGCCCCTACTCAAACAGGCAATATTCATCCAGTGACTACCATGGATAAATGGACAGATCATATTAATCCAAATAAATAGGAAAAAAATAAGTATTTCAGAGAAAGAGTAAGGGTATTTGTTTAAATGATACCCTTACTTCATTTAATCTCCAAAAAGCATTACAGGATTAATTCTAAATTGTAGCATTTTAGCTATATCTCGCCCTTCATCTCCCCTTTTTCGTTGCATCGTAATGTTTCCAATTTTTAGACTACCTTGTTTGGTAATTTTCACAGGCCCATTGCCAAAGGTATTCATACATAGCATGATTAATTGATTTTAAAGCCCAGCGACTTTCCTCATTGATCACAAGTGCAACTAACATCCACCCTGCTGAAAATTTCCCCCTACCCTTTAAAAGATCTGAAACAATTAAAATTTATCTTTATTAAAACAATCAATGATTTTATTTTGATCTGCTTCATCCATTTCATTTAAAAACATCCGTCTTTTATCTCGGCAGCCTGATTTTATCGGAGGAATTTCACCAGTAAAGCATTTTAGAATTCTTGTAATATCTTCTGGCATTTCCCAAAGTGCAGTATATTTATCTATCCACCTCTTATCTATTTGGTTAAATCCCTGTGGGTTACTCACTAATTTTATGGATAAATTCTCTGCAGCAATGGCTTGTTTTAAATAAATGGTGATTTGTACTTGCACATCGGTTTTATAGCCATGCAATTTTATTGCAATGACCTTTTCAATCTCTACTACGACATAGCCCATTATTCCTAGCCATGTTTGAGTATCTTCATCTTTT is part of the Candidatus Nitrosacidococcus sp. I8 genome and encodes:
- a CDS encoding DUF3293 domain-containing protein, coding for MNPVYSETHFKTPFYITNWANEFAIITAYATTGEIWTKERNNRADKNLWSELQKQSDWIKRVTGYSPTSGHAEPGWAAEISFDIACNMGQLFYQDAIYYVENDQLYISFCDHRRFKVLIGDFRSRVSYKNSAKEYSKRLNAP
- the gndA gene encoding NADP-dependent phosphogluconate dehydrogenase; the encoded protein is MAETQKASADIGIVGLGVMGANLGLNIAENGFTVVAYDRDSSKGSHLTNMAQEQLSDPNKVNAYNDITQFIVALKKPRTILMLVPAGAPVDAVIRDFAPHLEAGDIMIDGGNSFFKDTNRRVDELAKKNIHFMGMGISGGESGARHGPSLMPGGDRTAWEHAKPILEAAAAKADGEPCVGWLGRGAAGHYVKMVHNGIEYGLMELITESYDIMHRGLGLNLEELHKIYKKWTKGPMGGFLMEITADVLVQKDPLGDGYILPKILDTAHQKGTGLWTSEESLTLQAPTPVIDAAVTQRVLSSTKDQRLQASQKLAGPKSNISFSGDKTAFIAELGNALYGAMMLTYAQGIHLLQVANKAYDYGLVLETVAAVWREGCIIRSQLLKDLRNVYQNNPDLINPILDTDYGAKIANTQENIRKVITTATPWGLPIPGFTSALSYYDTYRSVQLPANLLQAQRDYFGAHTFERVDQEGTFHIQWSTTE
- a CDS encoding DUF3303 domain-containing protein, producing MASDDGMIFMAHWTHTPENCPGRSKEGATMLNDFWAGRKQAEKNGVKILSAYVAATEHTYYITVQAKDYQTMLEFFEILAPTQTGNIHPVTTMDKWTDHINPNK
- the zwf gene encoding glucose-6-phosphate dehydrogenase, with product MNSKDSNAQHPPTVFVLFGAGGDLSWRLIIPALFNLHVGKHLPEQFAIIGVDHQDYTDKSLAEHYRESIQQYSRYGSCSEDTWQSFLQLIHYHKGDITAQPCYDELADLIAKQNKAWGHHQHKEQIFYLATPPFLFSGIAKGLGTAGLSRDREYSRIVVEKPLGRSLETFNEINCVLRTYFKERQIYRIDHFLGKENVQNILAFRFANPIFEPIWNRNYIDSVTITVAETLGVEHRAAFYETAGAMRDMVQNHVLQLLCLVAMEPPVTFSADDIRDRRMGVMHSLRPISKDQVNRYAARGQYGIGWVNGAKVVGYREEEGINPNSNTETYCALQLHVDNWRWQGVPFYLRTGKRLSAKVSEISIRFRDVPHQAFPASAGLNARPAQLIIRLQPDEGIILKFLAKQPGQELVLRPVDMRFSYSDSFKAPSPDAYETLLWDIMRNDATLFVRSDQVEAAWELLMPILDVWENNQAVSFPNYSAGTWGPETAELLASREGRSWFNPALFEFIK